In Triticum aestivum cultivar Chinese Spring chromosome 5B, IWGSC CS RefSeq v2.1, whole genome shotgun sequence, the following proteins share a genomic window:
- the LOC123115052 gene encoding UDP-glycosyltransferase 83A1-like, whose amino-acid sequence MAMGHVMVLPFPAQGHVTPLMELSHRLVDHGFQVTFVNTEVDHGLVLAAMAPDGGAALRGIHLASIPDGLAGDEDRKDLNKLIDAYSRHMPGYLERLVGEMEAAGRPRVKWLVGDVNMGWSFEVARRLGIRVASFWPASAACLAIMLKIPQLIEDGVLNDKGWPERQETLQLAPGMPPLHTSLMSWNNAGAPEGQHIIFQLVCRNNKFNDLAEMTVCNSFHEAEVGAFKLFPNILPVGPLFADGEFQKPVGNFLPEDMSCLKWLDARPDGSVVYVAFGSMAIFDPRQFQELAEGLELAGRPFLWVVRPDFTPGLSKAWLAEFQQRVAGTGMIVSWCSQQQVLAHRAVACFVSHCGWNSTMEATRNGVPVLCWPYYCEQFLDRSYITDVWRTGLAVSPGEDGIVTKEDVRGKVEGLIGDAGIRKRASWLKDAASECIAEGGSSHKNFNKFIDLLSQRASTIL is encoded by the exons ATGGCGATGGGCCACGTGATGGTGCTGCCGTTTCCGGCGCAGGGCCACGTCACCCCGCTCATGGAGCTCTCGCACCGCCTCGTCGACCACGGCTTCCAGGTCACCTTCGTCAACACCGAGGTGGACCACGGGCTCGTGCTCGCCGCCATGGCGCCTGACGGCGGCGCCGCGCTGCGCGGCATCCACCTCGCCTCCATCCCGGACGGGCTGGCCGGCGACGAGGACCGCAAGGACCTCAACAAGCTCATCGACGCCTACTCGCGCCACATGCCGGGCTACCTGGAGAGGCTCGTGGGGGAgatggaggcggcggggcggcccAGGGTGAAGTGGCTCGTCGGCGACGTCAACATGGGCTGGTCCTTCGAGGTCGCCAGGAGGCTCGGCATCCGGGTCGCCTCCTTCTGGCCGGCCTCCGCGGCGTGCCTCGCCATCATGCTCAAGATCCCCCAGCTCATTGAGGACGGCGTCCTCAACGACAAGG GATGGCCGGAGCGGCAGGAGACGCTGCAGCTGGCCCCGGGGATGCCGCCGCTCCACACGTCGCTGATGTCGTGGAACAACGCTGGCGCCCCCGAAGGGCAGCACATCATCTTCCAGCTCGTCTGCCGGAACAACAAGTTCAACGACCTCGCGGAGATGACCGTGTGCAACTCCTTCCACGAGGCGGAGGTCGGCGCGTTCAAGCTCTTCCCCAACATCCTGCCCGTCGGCCCGCTCTTCGCCGACGGGGAGTTCCAGAAACCCGTGGGCAACTTCTTGCCGGAGGACATGAGCTGCCTCAAATGGCTGGACGCGCGACCTGACGGCTCCGTCGTCTACGTGGCCTTCGGCAGCATGGCCATCTTCGACCCGCGCCAGTTCCAGGAGCTGGCcgaggggctggagctcgccggCCGGCCGTTCCTGTGGGTGGTGCGCCCGGACTTCACCCCCGGCCTGAGCAAGGCGTGGCTCGCCGAGTTCCAGCAGCGCGTCGCCGGCACCGGCATGATCGTCAGCTGGTGCTCCCAGCAGCAGGTCCTGGCGCACCGCGCGGTGGCGTGCTTCGTGTcgcactgcgggtggaactcgACGATGGAGGCGACGAGGAACGGCGTGCCGGTCCTGTGCTGGCCCTACTACTGTGAGCAGTTCCTGGACCGGAGCTACATCACCGACGTGTGGAGGACCGGCCTCGCCGTGTCCCCCGGCGAGGACGGCATCGTGACCAAGGAGGATGTGAGGGGCAAGGTGGAGGGGCTCATCGGCGACGCGGGGATCAGGAAGAGGGCGTCCTGGCTCAAGGACGCGGCGTCCGAGTGCATCGCCGAGGGCGGCTCGTCGcacaagaatttcaacaagttcatCGACCTGCTAAGCCAACGAGCGAGTACCATACTGTAA